One window from the genome of Metabacillus flavus encodes:
- the rnz gene encoding ribonuclease Z, translating into MNVLFLGTGAGVPSKQRNVSSLALELLEERGAVWLFDCGEGTQHQILHTSLKLRKIEKIFITHMHGDHIFGLPGLLGSRSFQGAEDPLTIYGPKGITQFVKAALAHSQTHLRYPIEVIEGEGGIVFEDEQFIVEAILLEHGLPSYGYRVMEKDKPGTLMADKLMAAGIKPGPAYQELKDGGTLETEEGKVIHGSDFLGPPKKGKIISICGDTRSCPQLSKLAEDADLLIHEATFGEEDEKLAYEYYHSTTIQAAALAKQCRVKQLVLTHISARYQGDQVGALLNEAGKIYSNTIIAEDLLRLEIK; encoded by the coding sequence GTGAACGTATTATTTTTAGGAACCGGAGCAGGGGTTCCATCCAAACAAAGAAATGTGTCTTCTCTGGCGCTGGAGCTGCTCGAAGAACGGGGGGCCGTTTGGCTGTTTGACTGCGGAGAAGGAACCCAGCATCAAATCCTGCACACTTCCTTAAAGCTCCGTAAAATTGAAAAGATCTTTATCACACATATGCATGGAGATCATATATTCGGCCTTCCCGGCTTGCTGGGCAGCCGCTCATTCCAGGGAGCAGAAGATCCTCTTACCATATATGGGCCAAAGGGAATTACTCAATTTGTAAAAGCTGCACTCGCTCATAGCCAGACCCATTTACGATACCCAATAGAAGTAATTGAAGGTGAAGGAGGTATTGTTTTTGAGGATGAACAGTTTATCGTTGAGGCCATTCTTCTTGAGCACGGGCTTCCGAGCTATGGCTACAGGGTGATGGAAAAAGATAAACCAGGCACACTCATGGCCGATAAGCTTATGGCTGCAGGAATTAAACCTGGCCCCGCCTATCAGGAATTGAAAGATGGCGGAACACTTGAAACGGAAGAGGGGAAAGTTATTCATGGTTCGGATTTTCTCGGACCGCCTAAAAAGGGGAAAATCATCTCCATCTGCGGAGATACAAGGAGCTGTCCTCAGCTGTCTAAACTTGCAGAGGATGCAGATTTGCTGATCCATGAAGCAACCTTTGGAGAAGAGGATGAGAAGCTTGCATACGAATATTATCACTCTACCACTATTCAAGCCGCAGCACTCGCCAAACAATGCAGAGTAAAGCAGCTTGTTCTTACCCATATTAGTGCAAGGTATCAGGGAGATCAGGTTGGAGCACTTTTGAACGAGGCAGGAAAAATCTACAGCAATACGATCATAGCGGAGGATCTGCTCAGGCTGGAAATCAAGTAG